From Arcticibacter tournemirensis, one genomic window encodes:
- a CDS encoding tetratricopeptide repeat protein — translation MSFSDNKLTIFTIAMPPIVFPLILLLFFGLLFLAMILSTVVHELGHAIPLLLFTRRKVCIYLGSYGNTKEGFWVRLGRLNIWMCYNLLRWRKGMCISEEGELPGNVALLYTVSGPAASVIVGAFASFMVFSYDAHGAVKLFGVIFDAFAIFQLFVNLKPNAQITLDDGNVIGSDGTQFSNLFAVMTLPRRLALAIKAFNEKKFEEIAPLLDEVMKTRHRSVRVYKLVFYLYAQAGAFDKAEEVYEILRAKSKPEPVEDAVYAYILLKKGRYDESLKCYNKLIDNDPDNTGYLNNRGFLLSLIGEYQQSIADLDKAIEIQPDLAYALNNRGYAKIKQGKLQDGFEDVMSSLKLDGNNGWAYQTLGIYYLRKGEPDNAFEQFQKAKELEPGLEDIDSLIAEAKAAIKEGPDCRDAVQ, via the coding sequence ATGAGTTTTAGTGACAATAAATTAACGATATTTACAATAGCTATGCCTCCGATAGTTTTTCCTTTAATACTCTTATTGTTTTTTGGGTTGCTTTTTCTGGCAATGATACTTTCAACGGTAGTTCATGAACTTGGTCATGCCATACCCTTGTTATTATTTACAAGAAGGAAAGTATGCATCTATCTCGGTTCCTATGGAAATACAAAAGAGGGATTTTGGGTTAGGCTGGGAAGACTCAATATTTGGATGTGTTATAATTTGCTAAGATGGAGAAAGGGAATGTGTATTTCAGAAGAAGGGGAATTGCCTGGCAATGTCGCTCTGCTATATACGGTTTCCGGGCCGGCTGCATCTGTTATCGTTGGCGCGTTTGCTTCATTTATGGTTTTTAGTTATGATGCGCACGGCGCCGTGAAGCTTTTTGGGGTCATCTTTGATGCTTTTGCAATATTCCAGCTTTTCGTTAATCTCAAGCCTAACGCGCAGATAACCCTCGACGATGGAAACGTTATCGGGAGTGATGGCACCCAATTTTCAAACCTGTTTGCTGTTATGACCTTGCCTCGTCGCTTAGCGCTTGCTATAAAGGCATTCAATGAAAAGAAATTTGAAGAGATTGCACCATTGCTTGATGAGGTTATGAAAACGAGGCATCGGAGTGTAAGGGTTTATAAATTGGTATTTTACCTTTATGCGCAGGCAGGAGCATTCGATAAGGCCGAAGAGGTGTATGAAATACTCAGGGCAAAGTCAAAACCGGAACCTGTTGAAGATGCAGTTTATGCTTATATTCTTTTGAAAAAGGGGAGATATGACGAGAGCCTTAAGTGTTATAACAAACTGATAGATAACGACCCGGATAATACCGGATATTTGAATAACAGGGGTTTTTTACTTTCTCTAATCGGGGAGTACCAACAGTCCATTGCTGATCTTGATAAGGCGATCGAGATCCAACCCGATTTAGCCTATGCTTTAAACAATAGGGGATATGCGAAAATTAAACAAGGGAAGCTGCAGGACGGATTTGAAGATGTCATGAGTTCTCTGAAATTAGACGGCAACAATGGCTGGGCTTACCAAACACTCGGAATTTATTATCTTAGAAAGGGAGAGCCGGACAACGCATTTGAACAATTTCAGAAGGCAAAGGAACTGGAGCCCGGATTGGAGGATATCGACAGCCTGATAGCCGAAGCAAAAGCGGCGATAAAAGAAGGGCCTGATTGTCGGGATGCTGTTCAATAG
- a CDS encoding JAB domain-containing protein: MEKRRNQLALYQVAEIKVSYYPKFKASERPVITSAKNAFEILMANWDQGKIQYVEQFKVILLSRGNRVLGILEASTGGVSGTIADPKVIFGAALKANSSALIISHNHPSSSLKPSQADINLTRKLTSAGAMLDMPVLDHIIVTADGFFSFADEGLL; the protein is encoded by the coding sequence ATGGAAAAGCGCAGAAACCAGTTGGCATTGTATCAGGTAGCAGAGATCAAAGTAAGTTACTATCCTAAGTTTAAGGCGTCAGAACGTCCGGTGATTACAAGTGCTAAAAATGCCTTTGAAATATTGATGGCTAACTGGGACCAGGGAAAGATTCAGTATGTAGAACAGTTTAAAGTGATTTTATTAAGCCGGGGTAACCGTGTATTAGGAATATTGGAAGCCTCAACGGGAGGAGTATCCGGAACAATTGCTGACCCAAAGGTTATTTTCGGAGCCGCGTTAAAGGCAAATTCTTCAGCTTTGATTATATCTCATAATCACCCATCATCTTCTTTGAAGCCCAGTCAGGCTGATATAAATCTTACGAGGAAGCTCACGTCTGCTGGTGCAATGCTTGATATGCCGGTTCTGGATCATATTATAGTTACGGCAGATGGATTTTTCTCGTTTGCTGACGAAGGGCTGCTTTAA
- a CDS encoding DUF5712 family protein, translating into MHINITDSEDGNNKGSSSQLVHYLEKENRNDAGKEMEHWFNQSRQDIQSYEVRIALDNNVAKLSKTDAKFFLINVSPSRKELAFLKEQFGEDQIKEKLKEYAVSVMDEYARNFKRPGIESNKDLLWFGKVEEHRYYSHKDPEVKQGLKKRGELKEGDQWHVQVIVSRKDISNRIKLSPMNKSRGSNQKHSQKIGQFDRTAFSASGERIFDEQFGFRRQLKDTLRYADIMKNGTVEQKIQVRNELLQTERKESSVNSSLKDMTPLTEPAEKSSLLESLLKTEQDYSVANFIRRKKRRKGDQGLRL; encoded by the coding sequence ATGCATATCAATATCACAGACAGCGAAGACGGCAATAACAAGGGAAGCAGTTCTCAGCTCGTCCACTATCTTGAAAAAGAAAACAGGAACGATGCAGGGAAAGAAATGGAGCACTGGTTTAACCAGTCCAGGCAAGATATTCAGTCCTATGAAGTTCGTATTGCCCTAGATAATAATGTCGCCAAGCTCAGTAAGACCGATGCAAAATTCTTCCTGATCAACGTCAGCCCCAGCAGGAAGGAACTGGCCTTTTTGAAGGAACAATTTGGAGAAGACCAGATCAAAGAAAAGCTTAAGGAATATGCGGTTTCCGTAATGGACGAGTACGCCCGGAACTTTAAGCGGCCCGGTATTGAAAGCAATAAAGATCTGCTTTGGTTTGGTAAAGTGGAAGAACACCGGTATTATTCCCACAAGGATCCTGAAGTGAAACAAGGCTTGAAGAAGCGGGGCGAACTGAAGGAAGGGGATCAGTGGCATGTTCAGGTCATCGTGAGCCGGAAGGATATTAGCAACCGTATCAAACTCAGTCCAATGAATAAATCAAGAGGCAGCAATCAAAAGCATTCTCAAAAGATCGGTCAATTCGACCGGACAGCGTTCTCCGCTTCGGGTGAGCGGATATTTGATGAGCAGTTTGGCTTCAGGCGGCAGCTAAAGGATACTCTGCGGTATGCTGATATCATGAAAAACGGGACGGTGGAGCAAAAGATACAAGTCCGGAATGAGCTCTTGCAGACTGAACGTAAAGAAAGCTCTGTGAATTCCTCTCTTAAGGATATGACACCCCTGACTGAACCAGCTGAAAAGAGCAGTTTGTTAGAATCCCTGCTAAAAACGGAGCAGGACTATTCCGTGGCAAATTTCATCCGGCGAAAGAAGCGTAGAAAGGGAGATCAGGGGTTACGGCTATAA
- a CDS encoding TlpA family protein disulfide reductase — MKKKLLTIALAALCPFFTVKAQHIKSLNIGDSIPESLWNMPLQVVNHPEGKDTITLNDYRGKLIILDFWATWCTNCVASMPGTHDIQLKFTNDVAVIPIAKDKANTVVPFLKRNEMLKNLNICSVVSYNDAVKSYFPHRLIPHIVWIGRNGTYLGATTPDQITENNISEALESTGLHVRNKLDWDTERPLFLSREFSGDLELHHYSIFFKGYYPGLTTGNKFRRKQNIVYGRAITNTVLLQFYEIAIAPVFREYSRKRVILEGVDSSEVLMVRDNHMRWKLDNRYNYEIVVPPDKADSLYAFMLSDLNHYSGYRAATEMRKSKCLVLTRIGKINQIKTTGAPPENNLFSDNPGIINQPLNLFIERIDMDSGIPLPLVDETAYQGNVDIQVPKSALKSQDTLRAALKNYGLSLIEAERPLRMLVIKKDR, encoded by the coding sequence ATGAAAAAAAAGCTACTAACAATAGCCCTGGCCGCGCTTTGTCCTTTTTTTACAGTCAAAGCCCAGCATATAAAATCTCTCAATATCGGTGATTCGATTCCGGAATCTCTCTGGAACATGCCCCTGCAGGTTGTCAATCATCCCGAAGGAAAAGATACCATCACTTTGAATGACTACAGGGGAAAGCTAATTATCCTGGACTTCTGGGCAACATGGTGTACTAACTGTGTGGCATCAATGCCAGGCACCCACGACATCCAACTGAAGTTTACCAATGATGTTGCGGTAATTCCAATAGCTAAAGACAAGGCAAATACCGTTGTCCCGTTTTTGAAAAGGAACGAAATGTTGAAGAATTTGAATATATGCTCAGTGGTAAGTTACAACGACGCGGTCAAATCCTATTTCCCCCATCGTCTTATTCCGCACATTGTCTGGATCGGCCGTAATGGAACTTATTTAGGTGCCACAACACCAGACCAAATTACAGAAAACAACATTTCAGAAGCTCTGGAAAGCACTGGCTTACATGTGAGAAATAAACTTGATTGGGATACAGAAAGACCATTGTTTCTTTCCAGGGAGTTTTCGGGAGACTTAGAATTACATCATTACTCAATTTTCTTTAAGGGGTATTATCCCGGACTCACTACCGGCAATAAGTTCCGCCGGAAGCAAAATATAGTCTATGGCCGGGCAATCACCAATACAGTTCTCCTGCAATTTTATGAGATCGCAATAGCTCCGGTATTTAGAGAATATAGCAGGAAGCGCGTCATTCTTGAAGGAGTGGATTCATCAGAAGTGTTAATGGTCAGGGACAATCATATGCGATGGAAGTTAGACAACAGGTACAATTACGAAATCGTTGTTCCTCCAGACAAAGCTGATTCACTATACGCTTTCATGTTGTCTGATCTAAATCACTATTCGGGGTACAGGGCTGCTACCGAGATGAGAAAGTCAAAATGCCTTGTACTGACGAGGATAGGAAAGATCAATCAAATCAAAACGACCGGGGCGCCGCCTGAGAATAATCTGTTTTCGGACAATCCGGGTATAATTAACCAGCCTTTGAATCTCTTCATAGAGCGCATTGATATGGACAGTGGTATTCCTCTGCCCTTAGTCGATGAAACGGCTTATCAGGGTAATGTTGATATACAGGTTCCCAAATCGGCTCTTAAAAGTCAGGATACATTACGGGCGGCACTTAAAAATTATGGATTGTCTCTCATTGAGGCAGAACGTCCTTTAAGAATGCTGGTAATCAAAAAAGACAGATAA
- the mobC gene encoding conjugal transfer protein MobC has product MNTGEDVQGLRKIIDFTRLISIFILSIHFYLSCYLMFVQFGWTAEIIDRIITNIAKTELFNSFHRPKLAALLFLIISMIGTKGKKEEKIQIRSIIIYLITGLCLYFVSALCFYLALQPITISLLYIGPTSLGYILILTGGGLLSRLIREKLSKDIFNTDNETFPQEERLLQNDYSINLPAKYRLKDKIRDSWINVINPFRGILVAGTPGAGKSYFVMRHIIDQHLKKGFSMFIYDFKYDDLTEIAYNKLLKYQANYKIKPSFYIINFDDLNRTHRCNPLDPKAMEDITDATEASRTIMLGLNRDWIKKQGDFFVESPINFLTAIIWYLKKYEDGRYCTLPHVIELMQVEYEDLFSVLLQEDEIRVLINPFISAFQNKAKEQLEGQIASAKIGLARLSSPQLYWVLAGNDFTLDVNNPDEPKIVCVGNNPQKLQIYGAVLSLYISRMIKLVNRKGQLKSSLIFDEFPTIYFGGIDSLIATARSNKVATTLAVQDLSQLKKDYGAGQAEVIAGIVGNIISGQVTGDTAKKLSDTFGKIMQDRNSMNINSSDTSITKSTQLESAIPASKIASLSSGEFVGIVADNPDQKIKLKMFHAEIQNDHKAIAREEITYKPIPVIDNVTQMDVQENYQRIKREVFEVVSKHVKREEKTKVDITDIESHESTGSSDTPTALQI; this is encoded by the coding sequence ATGAATACTGGAGAAGACGTTCAAGGGCTTAGAAAGATCATCGATTTTACCAGGTTGATCAGCATCTTTATACTCAGCATCCATTTTTACCTCTCTTGTTACCTGATGTTCGTGCAATTTGGCTGGACAGCGGAGATTATAGATCGGATCATTACCAATATTGCGAAAACAGAATTGTTCAATAGCTTCCACCGGCCAAAACTGGCCGCATTGCTTTTCCTTATCATCTCGATGATTGGCACCAAAGGTAAAAAGGAAGAAAAGATACAGATCAGGAGCATCATAATCTACCTGATCACCGGACTCTGCCTTTATTTCGTCAGTGCCTTATGCTTTTACCTGGCTCTTCAACCCATCACGATCTCCTTACTATATATAGGCCCCACTTCATTGGGCTACATTCTCATCCTGACGGGAGGAGGCTTACTATCCCGTCTGATCCGGGAAAAGCTTAGCAAGGATATTTTTAATACAGATAACGAAACGTTTCCGCAGGAAGAACGCTTATTGCAAAACGATTATTCTATCAATCTGCCGGCTAAATACCGGTTAAAAGATAAGATCAGAGATAGCTGGATCAACGTGATCAATCCCTTCCGAGGAATCCTTGTCGCAGGGACACCTGGTGCCGGTAAATCCTACTTTGTAATGCGGCACATCATTGACCAGCACCTAAAAAAGGGATTTTCGATGTTCATATACGACTTTAAGTATGACGACCTGACAGAGATCGCTTACAATAAATTGCTAAAGTATCAGGCTAATTACAAGATCAAGCCCTCATTTTATATCATCAACTTTGACGATCTGAACCGCACGCACCGCTGTAACCCGCTTGATCCTAAAGCGATGGAAGACATCACGGATGCAACCGAAGCGAGCCGGACGATAATGTTAGGTCTGAACCGCGACTGGATCAAAAAGCAGGGCGATTTCTTTGTTGAAAGCCCGATCAACTTTCTGACCGCCATCATCTGGTATCTGAAGAAATATGAAGATGGCAGGTATTGTACACTTCCGCATGTGATTGAGCTGATGCAGGTAGAATATGAAGACTTGTTCTCTGTCTTGCTGCAAGAGGATGAAATCCGTGTACTGATCAATCCCTTTATTTCTGCATTTCAGAATAAAGCGAAAGAGCAACTGGAAGGACAGATCGCTTCGGCTAAGATCGGCCTGGCCAGGCTATCGTCTCCACAGCTCTATTGGGTACTAGCTGGGAACGATTTTACACTGGACGTTAATAATCCAGATGAGCCGAAGATCGTCTGTGTTGGTAATAATCCGCAAAAGCTTCAGATTTACGGGGCAGTTCTTTCCTTGTACATTTCCAGGATGATCAAACTCGTAAACCGCAAAGGCCAGCTTAAAAGCAGTCTGATATTTGATGAGTTTCCGACCATCTATTTTGGCGGTATTGACAGCCTGATTGCCACTGCCCGAAGCAACAAAGTGGCCACTACCCTTGCAGTACAGGATTTGAGTCAGCTCAAAAAGGACTATGGAGCTGGGCAGGCGGAAGTGATTGCAGGTATTGTTGGTAATATTATCAGTGGCCAGGTCACTGGTGACACGGCTAAAAAGCTTTCAGATACTTTCGGTAAGATCATGCAGGACCGAAACAGTATGAATATCAACAGCAGCGATACCTCAATCACAAAATCAACGCAACTCGAATCCGCAATACCGGCTTCGAAGATAGCATCCCTTTCGTCCGGGGAATTTGTCGGTATAGTCGCCGACAATCCGGATCAAAAGATAAAATTGAAGATGTTTCATGCCGAAATACAGAATGATCATAAGGCTATTGCCAGAGAGGAAATAACCTATAAACCCATTCCAGTCATTGATAACGTAACTCAGATGGATGTACAGGAAAACTATCAGCGAATAAAACGAGAGGTATTTGAGGTCGTAAGCAAGCATGTAAAAAGAGAAGAAAAGACTAAAGTTGATATAACCGACATAGAGAGTCACGAAAGTACTGGCTCAAGCGATACTCCTACCGCACTTCAGATTTGA
- a CDS encoding type IV toxin-antitoxin system AbiEi family antitoxin, translating to MQLPTVLKAGFALLPPAFKGAYKKMHVEIGSLTTGQSTLLTFQVNNVELKFSVYYASQISHLQLNYIMRDAADARKETGLPTLVVCPVIYPKIAQKLVDMNVNYLDSLGNVYINEKTIYLQHTGQKPRRGTASAKSRLFGESGLKLLFALLQDEEAINFPYREIAKIVGISPATITILFKEMLKSGYLFEDYDDSKRLLRKRELLQRWVTGYTEILRPKLFIGTYQSIKQDLVKNFDKLPLSDWLGSWGGEAAGALYTKYLMPQVLTMYVPVEEKGWMKKMGLIPIEENHDLEVYSYFWDHEHPLFRIENDLVPPLIVYAELMATGDSRNQETAQKIYDEYLQFIER from the coding sequence ATGCAACTTCCAACTGTATTGAAAGCCGGTTTTGCATTACTTCCTCCTGCCTTTAAAGGAGCATATAAAAAAATGCATGTTGAAATCGGATCTTTGACGACAGGGCAAAGTACCTTGCTCACGTTTCAGGTAAACAACGTTGAACTGAAGTTCAGTGTTTACTATGCTAGCCAGATCAGTCACCTGCAACTTAACTACATTATGCGGGATGCAGCCGATGCGAGGAAAGAAACCGGGTTGCCGACCCTGGTCGTGTGCCCCGTAATCTATCCAAAGATAGCTCAGAAACTGGTTGATATGAATGTCAATTACCTGGATTCTCTCGGGAATGTTTATATTAACGAAAAGACAATTTACCTTCAGCATACCGGACAGAAACCAAGAAGAGGAACAGCATCAGCAAAGAGCCGGTTGTTCGGTGAGTCTGGTCTGAAATTGCTGTTCGCATTGTTGCAGGATGAAGAAGCCATCAATTTTCCCTACCGGGAAATTGCAAAAATCGTTGGTATCTCTCCTGCAACAATCACCATTCTTTTTAAAGAGATGCTTAAAAGCGGCTATCTGTTCGAGGACTATGATGACAGCAAACGACTGCTCAGAAAGCGCGAACTTTTACAACGCTGGGTCACTGGGTATACTGAGATACTTCGTCCCAAACTTTTTATCGGCACATACCAATCGATCAAGCAAGACCTTGTAAAGAATTTTGATAAATTGCCACTAAGTGACTGGCTAGGCAGTTGGGGCGGTGAAGCGGCAGGTGCGCTCTATACCAAATACCTAATGCCACAGGTACTTACCATGTACGTGCCGGTAGAAGAAAAGGGATGGATGAAAAAAATGGGATTAATTCCTATTGAAGAAAACCACGACCTGGAAGTGTATAGCTATTTCTGGGACCATGAACATCCATTGTTCCGCATTGAAAATGATCTCGTACCGCCACTGATCGTTTATGCAGAACTGATGGCCACGGGAGACAGCAGAAATCAGGAAACAGCCCAAAAAATATACGATGAATACCTACAATTTATCGAGCGATAA